A stretch of the Coregonus clupeaformis isolate EN_2021a unplaced genomic scaffold, ASM2061545v1 scaf2994, whole genome shotgun sequence genome encodes the following:
- the LOC121532999 gene encoding gamma-crystallin M2-like codes for MSTTNMNRGRIVFYEDRNFQGRSYDCSSDCSDMSSYLSRCHSCRVESGCWMVYNRNNYMGNQYFMRRGEYPDYMKHSGMSDSIMSCRMIAMHRGNFRMRIYERENFGGQMHEMMDDCDNIMDHYYMSKCQSCNVMEGHWLMYEQPHFRGRMMYMRPGEYRNFSMGMGMGAMGGMSGMRFMSMRRIMDSWY; via the exons ATGTCCACCACCAACATGAACAGGGGCAGG ATCGTCTTCTACGAGGACAGGAACTTCCAGGGTCGTTCATATGATTGCAGCAGTGACTGCAGTGACATGAGCTCCTACCTGAGCAGGTGCCACTCCTGCAGGGTCGAGAGTGGCTGTTGGATGGTGTACAACCGCAACAACTACATGGGAAACCAGTACTTCATGAGGAGGGGCGAGTACCCTGACTACATGAAGCACTCTGGAATGAGTGACAGCATCATGTCCTGCCGCATGATCGCCATG CACAGAGGAAACTTCAGGATGAGGATCTACGAGAGAGAGAACTTCGGAGGTCAGATGCACGAGATGATGGACGACTGTGACAACATCATGGATCATTACTACATGTCCAAATGCCAGTCCTGCAACGTGATGGAAGGCCACTGGCTGATGTACGAACAGCCCCACTTCAGAGGCAGGATGATGTACATGAGGCCTGGAGAGTACAGGAACTTCAGCATGGGCATGGGAATGGGAGCCATGGGCGGCATGAGTGGTATGAGGTTCATGAGCATGAGGCGTATCATGGATTCCTGGTACTAA
- the scrn2 gene encoding secernin-2: MAEPEPPLSCDCFVSLPPGSQDDHVIFGKNSDRPRDEVQEVLYYPATSHPSGTMLECTYIQIPQAEHTHAVVLSRPSWLWGAEMGANDKGVCIGNEAVWTREAIDPGEALLGMDLVRLGLERADSAWGAVSVITGLLEQHGQGGPCREDPAPFSYHNSFLLVDRNEAWVLETAGKLWVAQKVTEGVKNISNALTIGTDISAEHPELRSVAQAQGWWSGEGEFCFNEVFKSENPPARMELAKKRYSGGTQLLQQHDGSVTAKVMMSILRDKPSGICMDSGGFRTTGSMVSILPRDPSLPCIHFLTATPDPSRSVFKPFIFSESVTPVSRVISPQYGPDDPVRKQPRFQSQVDRRHDLYKAHEGALQTMETNPDAGNAITETLRMLEGQCLTDIAALLSGETPADEELGDLFFDCVDTELKFYQ; the protein is encoded by the exons ATGGCAGAGCCTGAGCCGCCTCTCTCATGTGACTGCTTTGTATCCCTGCCCCCCGGCTCGCAAGATGATCACGTGATCTTTGGGAAGAACTCGGACCGTCCTAGAGATGAGGTCCAGGAGGTTCTTTACTACCCAGCAACCAGTCACCCATCTGGGACCATGCTGGAG TGCACGTACATTCAGATCCCCCAAGCAGAACACACCCATGCTGTGGTCCTCAGCCGGCCTTCCTGGCTGTGGGGGGCCGAGATGGGGGCCAACGACAAGGGGGTCTGCATCGGGAACGAGGCTGTGTGGACCCGTGAAGCCATCGATCCAGGGGAAGCCCTGCTAGGAATGGACCTGGTCCG CTTGGGGTTGGAGCGTGCGGACAGTGCCTGGGGGGCGGTGAGTGTGATCACTGGTCTGCTGGAGCAGCACGGCCAGGGGGGGCCATGCAGGGAGGATCCGGCGCCCTTCAGCTACCACAACTCCTTCCTCCTGGTGGACCGCAATGAGGCCTGGGTCCTGGAGACCGCCGGCAAGCTCTGGGTGGCACAGAAAGTCACAG AGGGGGTGAAGAACATCTCCAATGCGCTGACGATTGGGACGGATATCTCGGCGGAGCACCCAGAGCTGCGGAGTGTGGCCCAGGCCCAGGGTTGGTGGAGCGGCGAGGGAGAGTTCTGCTTCAACGAGGTGTTCAAGTCTGAAAACCCCCCCGCCAGGATGGAACTGGCCAAGAAGCGCTACAGTGGGGGCACACAGCTCCTCCAACAGCATGATG GTTCTGTGACGGCCAAGGTGATGATGTCCATCCTGAGGGACAAGCCCAGTGGGATCTGCATGGACTCTGGGGGGTTCCGCACCACTGGCAGCATGGTGTCCATCCTGCCCCGCGACCCCAGCCTGCCCTGCATCCACTTCCTCACTGCCACCCCCGACCCCTCCAG GTCTGTTTTCAAGCCTTTTATCTTCTCTGAGTCTGTGACCCCAGTGTCGAGGGTGATCTCCCCACAGTACGGCCCAGACGACCCGGTCAGGAAGCAGCCGCGCTTCCAGAGCCAAGTGGACCGCAGGCATGACCTGTACAAGGCCCATGAGGGGGCCCTGCAGACTATGGAGACCAACCCG GATGCAGGGAATGCTATAACGGAGACGTTGAGGATGTTGGAGGGCCAGTGTCTGACGGACATAGCAGCCCTGCTAAGTGGAGAAACACCAGCAGATGAGGAGCTGGGGGACCTGTTCTTTGACTGTGTGGACACGGAGCTGAAGTTCTACCAGTGA
- the LOC121532835 gene encoding transcription factor Sp6 has protein sequence MAHPYEPWLRTAPPSGSSDEMNVPSWWDLHTGPGSWMDLQAGQGVGLQAVGQSSMGLQSSLGPYGSEPQLCTPAQLAQLAPASHSAHAHLFPQDSFKMEPLGGPELLQPESYSLEEPQEGAASVRPKPQRRSASRGSGQSVCRCPNCVHAEQMGQSTDDDRRKHMHNCHIPGCGKAYAKTSHLKAHLRWHSGDRPFVCNWLFCGKRFTRSDELQRHLQTHTGAKKFSCTMCPRVFMRNDHLAKHMRTHESPSGPGEERMYGEGGRMEKSFDTPSPQSSHATASDTEAPLKQPKCEKEPSGTGQSS, from the coding sequence ATGGCCCACCCCTATGAACCCTGGTTACGGACAGCACCCCCTAGTGGCAGCTCAGACGAGATGAACGTTCCCTCGTGGTGGGACCTCCACACCGGGCCAGGGAGCTGGATGGACCTGCAGGCGGGCCAGGGTGTGGGCTTACAGGCAGTTGGTCAGAGCTCCATGGGGCTGCAGTCCTCCCTGGGGCCTTATGGCTCTGAGCCCCAGCTGTGTACTCCTGCCCAGCTAGCCCAGCTGGCCCCAGCCTCACACTCAGCTCACGCTCACCTCTTCCCCCAGGATAGCTTCAAGATGGAGCCGCTGGGAGGACCTGAGCTCCTGCAGCCGGAGTCGTACTCCCTGGAGGAGCCACAGGAGGGTGCCGCCTCGGTCCGGCCCAAGCCCCAGCGCCGCTCTGCCTCCAGGGGCTCGGGCCAGTCTGTGTGCCGGTGCCCCAACTGCGTCCACGCCGAGCAGATGGGCCAGAGCACTGACGATGACCGGAGGAAACACATGCACAACTGCCACATCCCGGGCTGCGGCAAGGCCTACGCCAAGACCTCCCACCTGAAGGCCCACCTACGCTGGCACAGTGGGGACCGACCCTTCGTCTGCAATTGGCTCTTCTGCGGCAAGCGCTTCACACGCTCCGACGAACTTCAGCGACACCTGCAGACGCACACCGGCGCCAAGAAGTTCAGCTGCACCATGTGCCCCCGCGTATTCATGCGCAACGACCACCTGGCCAAGCACATGCGCACGCACGAGTCTCCCTCCGGgccaggggaggagaggatgtATGGAGAGGGGGGCAGGATGGAGAAGAGCTTTGACACGCCTTCTCCTCAGTCCTCCCATGCCACTGCTTCTGACACAGAGGCACCCCTTAAGCAGCCGAAATGTGAGAAAGAACCCTCTGGGACAGGACAGTCCAGCTAA